A DNA window from Bacillus sp. BGMRC 2118 contains the following coding sequences:
- a CDS encoding DUF370 domain-containing protein: protein MFIHLGENVVVPNDEIIAILDGQLYHSSTIVQEFIEGQRKTKEIIEISTAMKTIVVTIHDIYFSPLASMTLKKRANHLFDPVVNID, encoded by the coding sequence TTGTTTATTCATTTAGGAGAAAATGTCGTTGTACCCAATGACGAAATAATAGCTATTCTAGATGGGCAACTTTATCACTCTTCAACGATTGTTCAAGAGTTTATTGAAGGTCAACGAAAGACTAAAGAAATTATAGAAATATCAACAGCAATGAAAACAATTGTTGTAACAATACATGATATTTATTTTTCACCCTTAGCCTCCATGACATTAAAAAAGAGAGCTAATCATTTATTCGACCCAGTAGTAAATATCGATTAG
- the dnaN gene encoding DNA polymerase III subunit beta, whose translation MKFSIQKEYLVQSVQDVMKAVSSRTTIPILTGIKIVATREGVTLTGSDSDISIESFIPVEEAGDEIVEVKETGSIVLQARFFSEIVKKLPQAMVEIEVVNQLQTVIRSGKAEFNLNAIDAEEYPHLPQLSEEHVFTLPADLLKHIIRQTVFAVSTSETRPILTGVNWKIENGELHCIATDSHRLAFRKCAIDTNNQIPTANVVIPGKSLNELSKILDDTTDHVEIVMTEQQVLFKMKNILFFSRLLDGNYPDTSRLIPTESKTDIYLNSKEFLHAIDRASLLAREGRNNVVKFSTLEQGTIEISSDSPEIGKVQEEIQSEKIEGEDLKISFSAKFMMDALKAIDGSDVKISFTGAMRPFFIQPVDDDKTLQLILPVRTY comes from the coding sequence ATGAAATTTTCGATTCAAAAAGAATATCTTGTTCAAAGTGTTCAAGATGTAATGAAAGCAGTATCGTCAAGAACGACAATACCGATCTTAACAGGGATTAAAATTGTTGCGACTAGAGAAGGAGTTACATTAACAGGAAGTGATTCAGATATTTCTATTGAATCGTTTATTCCAGTTGAAGAAGCTGGAGATGAAATTGTAGAAGTAAAAGAAACAGGAAGTATTGTATTACAAGCACGATTTTTTAGTGAAATTGTAAAGAAGTTACCTCAGGCTATGGTTGAAATTGAGGTAGTAAACCAATTACAAACCGTTATTCGCTCAGGTAAAGCCGAATTTAACTTGAATGCAATAGATGCTGAAGAATATCCTCACCTTCCACAATTAAGTGAAGAACATGTTTTTACATTGCCAGCTGATTTATTGAAACATATTATACGACAAACTGTATTTGCTGTTTCTACATCAGAAACTAGACCAATTTTAACAGGCGTGAACTGGAAAATTGAAAATGGTGAGTTACATTGCATTGCAACAGATAGTCACCGATTAGCTTTTAGAAAATGTGCAATCGATACGAATAATCAAATCCCTACAGCTAATGTTGTAATTCCAGGAAAAAGTCTGAATGAATTAAGTAAAATCCTAGATGATACAACAGATCATGTAGAGATCGTAATGACTGAGCAGCAAGTACTATTTAAAATGAAAAATATCCTATTCTTCTCGAGATTATTAGACGGTAATTATCCTGATACATCAAGATTAATTCCAACAGAGAGCAAAACAGATATTTATTTAAATAGTAAAGAATTTCTACATGCTATTGACCGTGCTTCCTTACTTGCGAGAGAAGGTAGAAATAATGTTGTTAAATTTAGTACATTAGAACAAGGAACAATTGAAATTTCATCTGACTCACCGGAAATCGGAAAAGTACAAGAGGAAATCCAAAGTGAAAAGATTGAGGGAGAAGACTTAAAAATTTCATTTAGTGCGAAGTTTATGATGGATGCTCTAAAGGCAATCGATGGATCAGATGTCAAAATCAGTTTCACAGGTGCTATGAGACCTTTCTTTATTCAACCAGTTGATGATGATAAAACCTTACAGTTAATTCTCCCTGTGAGAACATACTAA
- the recF gene encoding DNA replication/repair protein RecF, with translation MYIENLTVTNYRNYEKTIVEFENKVNVILGENAQGKTNLMEAIYVLAIAKSHRTSNDKDLIRFEQEYAKIEGRVHRKKGPLSLQLVISTKGKKAKLNHLEQQKLSQYIGAMNIVMFAPEDLNLVKGNPQGRRRFLDMEIGQVSPIYMHDLSLYQKILSQRNHYLKQLSRQKEKNLTMLDVLTSQLIEVAAKILKKRFEFLDLLQKWAEPIHKGISRGLETLEIQYKASVDVSENIDLSKMIESYEQKFDKIRDREIDRGMTLAGPHRDDLIFFVNGKDVQNFGSQGQQRTTALSLKLAEIELIHSEIGEYPILLLDDVLSELDDFRQSHLLNTIQGKVQTFVTTTSVEGIDHDTLKEAAQYYVTAGSIEKLK, from the coding sequence TTGTATATTGAGAATTTAACTGTTACAAATTACAGAAATTACGAAAAGACAATAGTTGAATTTGAGAATAAAGTGAATGTGATTTTGGGTGAAAATGCCCAAGGCAAGACAAATCTTATGGAGGCAATCTATGTTTTAGCCATCGCAAAGTCTCATCGTACGTCAAATGATAAAGACTTGATACGTTTTGAACAAGAGTATGCTAAAATAGAAGGTAGAGTTCATAGGAAGAAGGGGCCACTATCACTTCAACTGGTGATTTCAACAAAAGGTAAAAAGGCAAAACTGAATCATCTGGAACAACAAAAGTTAAGTCAATATATTGGAGCGATGAATATCGTGATGTTTGCTCCTGAGGATCTGAATCTGGTTAAAGGAAATCCCCAAGGCAGAAGAAGATTCTTAGATATGGAGATTGGACAAGTATCTCCAATCTATATGCATGACTTAAGTTTATACCAGAAGATTTTAAGTCAAAGGAATCACTATCTTAAACAGCTTTCAAGACAAAAAGAGAAAAATCTTACTATGCTAGATGTCCTTACATCACAGCTTATAGAAGTAGCTGCCAAAATCTTGAAGAAACGTTTTGAATTTTTAGATTTACTTCAAAAATGGGCAGAGCCGATTCATAAGGGAATAAGTAGAGGCTTAGAAACGTTAGAAATTCAATACAAGGCTTCGGTTGATGTATCAGAGAACATAGACTTGTCGAAAATGATAGAAAGTTATGAGCAAAAATTTGATAAAATAAGAGATAGAGAAATAGATCGGGGTATGACACTTGCTGGTCCGCATCGTGATGATCTTATCTTTTTCGTGAATGGTAAGGACGTTCAAAACTTTGGATCGCAAGGGCAACAACGAACAACCGCCCTTTCCTTAAAACTAGCTGAAATTGAACTTATTCATTCAGAAATCGGGGAATATCCCATCCTCTTATTAGACGATGTCTTATCTGAGCTAGATGATTTTAGACAATCTCATCTGCTTAATACCATTCAAGGGAAAGTCCAGACTTTTGTTACGACAACAAGTGTAGAGGGTATTGATCATGATACGTTAAAAGAAGCTGCACAATATTATGTAACAGCTGGTTCAATAGAGAAGCTAAAATGA
- the yaaA gene encoding S4 domain-containing protein YaaA, whose protein sequence is MSTQVEINTEYITLGQFLKLAGVIDTGGMAKWFLSEYVIIINGENDNRRGRKLRNGDIIEIEGKGSFTVTSVSNE, encoded by the coding sequence ATGTCAACACAAGTTGAAATAAATACAGAATATATTACACTTGGGCAATTTTTAAAATTAGCAGGGGTCATCGATACAGGTGGAATGGCTAAGTGGTTTTTGTCAGAATATGTAATTATTATAAATGGAGAAAATGATAACCGTAGAGGAAGAAAGCTTCGCAATGGAGATATAATCGAAATCGAAGGTAAAGGATCTTTTACGGTAACCTCTGTTTCAAATGAGTAG